The following coding sequences are from one Eucalyptus grandis isolate ANBG69807.140 chromosome 11, ASM1654582v1, whole genome shotgun sequence window:
- the LOC104416305 gene encoding RING-H2 finger protein ATL54 translates to MLSCLPIQTKRKQFRPHFHTPPQYSHPPSPSWLFLGLSSMAIRNRKLFPALSNANETINCPDFCDPACPYNCPDFFFFPPPPSSTPPPPRPLPISSSDHPSQDSRIPPSLIIVVALLSGFFLLIGLIIARSNSWWPSRRNPPNPAAPADGDDDEDFLDENRIDHPIWFITTVGLQQSIINSITVCKYRKSEGLIEGSDCSVCLNEFQEGETLRLLPKCSHAFHLHCIDTWLRSHTNCPLCRASIISATANLNPPGPTLEMMGLNEDARVENSTQGVELGGSHDRYGAPETRTETEDEDEVAAADGQVILKVDTEVNRDPATDQAAADSTDSLGTLSPLFVLRKSRSEKDQTVGPQGTADQHQKVFDGRMGGSSIGQFLSNPSSATVTRSHSCSEGFLLSRDSRSCCDSAQPS, encoded by the coding sequence ATGCTTTCTTGTCTTCcaattcaaacaaaaagaaaacaattccGTCCCCACTTTCACACCCCTCCACAATATTCGcaccctccttctccttcttggttGTTTTTGGGTCTTTCTTCCATGGCGATAAGAAACAGGAAGCTCTTTCCAGCTCTCTCCAATGCCAATGAGACAATCAACTGTCCCGACTTCTGCGACCCGGCATGCCCCTACAACTGCcccgacttcttcttcttcccgccGCCCCCATCATCGACGCCGCCTCCACCACGGCCTCTGCCAATCTCATCCTCTGATCATCCCAGCCAAGACAGCCGCATCCCTCCATCTTTGATCATCGTAGTTGCATTGCTCTCGGGGTTTTTCCTTCTCATCGGCCTCATCATAGCAAGGTCCAATTCCTGGTGGCCGTCCAGGAGAAATCCACCGAACCCTGCAGCCCCGGCTGATGGCGATGACGATGAAGATTTCCTGGACGAGAACCGCATCGACCACCCCATATGGTTCATAACCACCGTGGGCCTGCAGCAGTCGATCATAAACTCGATAACGGTTTGCAAGTACAGGAAGAGCGAGGGGTTGATAGAAGGTAGTGATTGCTCTGTGTGCTTGAACGAGTTCCAAGAAGGCGAAACTTTGAGGCTGTTGCCCAAGTGCAGCCATGCTTTCCATCTACACTGCATTGATACCTGGTTAAGGTCTCACACGAATTGTCCACTCTGCCGCGCCAGCATCATCTCTGCCACAGCAAATCTCAATCCCCCGGGGCCAACTTTGGAGATGATGGGACTCAACGAAGACGCCAGGGTAGAGAATTCTACACAGGGTGTGGAGTTGGGAGGCAGCCACGACAGATACGGTGCTCCTGAAACCAGAACAGAaacagaggatgaagatgaagtaGCAGCTGCTGATGGTCAAGTGATCTTGAAGGTCGACACAGAAGTCAACAGAGACCCTGCTACTGATCAAGCAGCAGCTGATTCCACCGATTCTCTAGGAACTCTGTCACCCTTGTTTGTCCTGAGGAAGTCTCGCAGCGAGAAAGATCAAACAGTTGGTCCGCAGGGGACGGCTGATCAACATCAGAAGGTGTTTGATGGAAGAATGGGCGGTTCTTCAATTGGGCAGTTCCTGAGCAATCCAAGTTCGGCGACCGTGACGAGATCGCATTCGTGCAGCGAAGGGTTCCTCCTATCAAGAGACAGTCGGAGCTGCTGTGATTCAGCTCAACCTTCCTAA